In the Alkalinema sp. FACHB-956 genome, one interval contains:
- a CDS encoding phosphoglucomutase/phosphomannomutase family protein — protein MAQTGLNVPTIHPIKFGTDGWRGVIAADFTFERVARVAPLAAQILKEVYGPTTGSNTVVVGYDRRFLSEQFAETVANTVQAIGFDVLLSECYAPTPAFSWAAKQMNALGAIVITASHNPGSYSGLKVKSAFGGSVPPEVTQKIEALLNAGSQPAPASTPGTLQSFNPWTGYCEGLRQLVDIEAIRSAIQQGKLKVLVDAMHGASSTGVSQILGIDVEELNSDRDPLFEGGAPEPLPKYLTTLMQRLRDDVVPNGVKVGLVFDGDCDRIAAVDGAGKFLSSQVLIPILIEHMATRKGKTGEVVKTVSGSDLIPRAAALFNLPVFETPIGYKYIADRMLEAQALLGGEESGGIGYGHHIPERDALLSALYVLETVVQTGCDLSDLYRQLQEKTGFDAAYDRIDLPLASLDVRDRLLAQLQNSPLQTIAGKAVASCQTDDGYKFRLADHSWLLIRFSGTEPVLRLYCEAATLDEVHKTLNWAKDWASAA, from the coding sequence ATGGCTCAAACTGGCTTAAATGTCCCAACGATCCACCCCATTAAGTTTGGAACGGACGGTTGGCGCGGGGTCATTGCCGCCGACTTTACGTTTGAGCGGGTGGCGCGGGTGGCCCCTCTAGCAGCGCAAATCCTCAAGGAAGTCTACGGGCCAACCACGGGTAGTAATACTGTCGTGGTGGGGTACGATCGCCGCTTCCTGTCAGAACAATTTGCAGAAACGGTGGCAAATACCGTTCAAGCCATTGGCTTTGATGTTTTGCTATCCGAATGTTATGCCCCTACCCCGGCCTTTAGCTGGGCTGCTAAGCAGATGAATGCCCTAGGGGCGATCGTGATTACCGCGAGTCACAACCCCGGTAGCTATTCTGGCCTGAAGGTGAAAAGTGCCTTTGGGGGATCGGTGCCGCCGGAAGTGACCCAGAAAATTGAAGCACTCTTAAATGCAGGCTCCCAGCCCGCTCCCGCCAGTACACCGGGTACCCTCCAATCTTTTAACCCTTGGACGGGCTACTGTGAGGGACTCCGACAATTAGTGGATATTGAGGCCATTCGATCGGCCATTCAGCAGGGCAAATTGAAGGTCTTAGTCGATGCGATGCATGGGGCTTCGTCCACGGGAGTCAGTCAGATTTTGGGGATTGACGTGGAGGAACTCAACTCCGATCGGGATCCGCTGTTTGAGGGCGGTGCGCCGGAACCGTTACCGAAATATTTGACGACCTTGATGCAGCGATTAAGGGACGATGTGGTTCCCAATGGCGTTAAAGTGGGCTTGGTCTTTGACGGAGACTGCGATCGCATTGCTGCGGTGGATGGCGCGGGAAAATTTCTTAGCTCCCAGGTGCTGATTCCTATCCTGATTGAACATATGGCTACCCGTAAGGGTAAAACGGGGGAAGTCGTTAAAACCGTGAGCGGGTCTGACTTGATTCCCAGAGCGGCGGCCTTATTTAACCTGCCGGTGTTTGAAACGCCGATCGGGTATAAATACATTGCCGATCGTATGTTGGAAGCCCAAGCACTGCTAGGGGGCGAAGAATCCGGCGGAATTGGCTACGGACACCATATTCCTGAACGGGATGCGCTGCTCTCAGCTTTGTATGTCCTGGAAACGGTGGTACAAACCGGGTGTGATTTGAGTGACCTGTATCGTCAATTACAGGAGAAAACAGGATTTGATGCAGCCTACGATCGCATTGACTTACCCTTAGCGAGTTTGGATGTGCGCGATCGCCTACTAGCACAGTTGCAAAATTCTCCCTTACAAACGATCGCTGGCAAAGCAGTTGCAAGCTGCCAAACCGATGATGGTTACAAGTTTCGGCTTGCAGATCATAGTTGGCTATTAATTCGATTTAGTGGCACTGAGCCGGTGCTGCGCTTGTACTGCGAGGCTGCTACGTTGGACGAAGTGCACAAGACATTGAACTGGGCTAAGGACTGGGCCAGTGCGGCCTAG
- the pyk gene encoding pyruvate kinase, producing the protein MTFQPSRRRTKIVATIGPATSSPEVLRELIKAGATTFRLNFSHGTHDDHLRSIRVIRQVSNELNYPVGILQDLQGPKIRLGKFEDGSITLKKGDPFILTSKQIPGTQAMSSITYEPLAEEVPEGATILLDDGKVEMTVERIDKTAGELHCRVVVGGVLSNSKGVNFPGVYLSIKALTDKDRKDLLFGLDNGVDWVALSFVRNPEDVKEIKEMISNAGKSTPVVVKIEKHEAIEQMEEILSLSDGVMVARGDLGVELPAEDVPILQKRLIATANRLGIPIITATQMLDSMVNNPRPTRAEVSDIANAILDGTDAVMLSNETAVGKYPVEAVATMAQIAIRTEREKANRIKEDAGKSITNAISKAVGRIAEQLNAAAIMTLTKTGATARNVSKFRPRTPILAITPHMDVARQLQLVWGVKPLLMLELDTTSETFEAAINLAQERSMLAAGDLVVLTAGTLKGVAGSTDLIKVEVVTAVRGKGVAIGEKSVSGRARIMYNEKALTHFEAGDILVASSTSANYVDAIRRAGGVVIEDGNVTGHAATIGLRLGVPVIVGVKDATSVIRDGEIVTLDMQQGVVYSGLGHTAKGSEE; encoded by the coding sequence ATGACGTTCCAACCTTCTCGCCGTAGAACCAAAATTGTCGCGACGATCGGCCCCGCTACCAGCAGCCCGGAGGTTCTACGGGAGTTGATCAAAGCCGGAGCGACCACCTTTCGGCTGAACTTCTCCCACGGTACCCACGATGACCATCTGCGCAGCATTCGTGTGATTCGCCAAGTTTCCAACGAACTTAACTATCCCGTGGGGATTTTGCAGGATTTACAAGGCCCCAAGATTCGCCTGGGTAAATTTGAAGACGGATCCATCACCCTCAAAAAAGGGGATCCCTTCATCTTGACGAGCAAACAAATCCCCGGCACTCAAGCCATGAGTTCCATCACCTATGAACCCTTGGCCGAGGAAGTGCCAGAAGGGGCCACCATTCTATTGGATGATGGCAAAGTCGAAATGACGGTGGAACGGATTGATAAGACCGCAGGGGAATTGCACTGCCGGGTTGTGGTCGGCGGTGTCCTGTCCAACAGCAAAGGGGTCAACTTCCCCGGCGTATACCTGTCCATTAAGGCGCTGACGGATAAGGATCGCAAGGATTTACTGTTCGGGTTAGACAACGGTGTGGACTGGGTCGCCCTCAGCTTTGTCCGTAACCCCGAAGATGTGAAGGAGATCAAGGAAATGATCTCCAACGCAGGAAAAAGTACCCCCGTGGTTGTCAAGATTGAGAAGCACGAAGCGATCGAGCAGATGGAAGAAATTCTGTCGCTGTCCGATGGCGTGATGGTGGCGCGGGGAGACCTGGGGGTAGAACTACCCGCCGAAGATGTGCCAATTCTGCAAAAACGCCTGATTGCCACCGCTAATCGCCTAGGGATTCCCATCATCACCGCCACCCAAATGCTGGACAGCATGGTGAACAATCCCCGGCCTACCCGAGCAGAGGTTTCGGATATCGCCAACGCAATTTTGGATGGCACCGATGCCGTCATGCTGTCCAACGAAACCGCCGTTGGGAAGTATCCCGTGGAAGCCGTGGCCACCATGGCGCAAATTGCTATCCGCACCGAACGGGAAAAGGCCAACCGGATCAAGGAAGATGCTGGCAAGTCCATTACTAATGCCATCAGTAAGGCGGTGGGACGCATTGCAGAACAACTCAATGCCGCCGCTATCATGACCTTGACCAAAACAGGAGCAACGGCCCGGAACGTCTCCAAGTTCCGCCCGAGAACCCCCATTTTGGCTATTACCCCCCACATGGATGTGGCGCGGCAGTTGCAGTTAGTTTGGGGGGTCAAACCCTTGCTGATGCTGGAACTAGATACGACCTCCGAAACCTTTGAAGCTGCGATTAACTTAGCTCAAGAACGCAGTATGTTGGCGGCGGGGGATCTCGTCGTGCTCACCGCCGGAACACTGAAGGGTGTAGCCGGATCCACAGACTTAATTAAGGTGGAAGTGGTGACGGCAGTGCGGGGCAAGGGTGTGGCGATCGGGGAAAAGTCCGTCAGTGGACGCGCCCGCATCATGTACAACGAGAAAGCCCTCACCCATTTTGAAGCCGGGGATATTCTGGTTGCTTCTAGCACGTCTGCCAATTACGTGGATGCCATCCGGCGGGCAGGCGGTGTTGTGATTGAAGACGGCAATGTGACGGGCCATGCGGCTACGATCGGTCTGCGGCTGGGTGTTCCCGTGATTGTCGGGGTCAAAGATGCCACGTCTGTTATTCGGGACGGGGAAATCGTCACCCTAGATATGCAACAGGGCGTGGTTTATTCTGGCTTGGGCCATACGGCCAAGGGGAGCGAAGAATAA
- a CDS encoding COP23 domain-containing protein, with amino-acid sequence MARLLSGFRFSQLGLSQLALGQLLLRGSSAAIATLLFTSGMAQAQTTPRSSLRSTGDVTVPTETVSTPSSSTPSSTTPTATTPSTNIPLTGVRFACQTLNGQQTVVYMPESQPTKMFPWAVPSQMGGGWSSDRRCAEIARRLESYRPDGLTEMMTAVENGYNTICVTTEKVPACRIVLTVPNGQDPIATRDRVFQNLAIADSGEMTQGVLTYGSKKNGGDILNQLGDLLGIPGVGKTAETATGNATPASKNAGINLRPFLDKADGGTGAKLSNGVNLPTPAAKPSTSAPKKPRSGLKLNPRIFR; translated from the coding sequence ATGGCACGACTTCTCTCTGGTTTCCGGTTCAGTCAGTTAGGACTCAGTCAATTGGCCCTCGGTCAGTTACTCCTACGGGGTAGCAGTGCCGCGATCGCAACGCTTCTCTTCACCAGTGGCATGGCGCAGGCGCAAACGACTCCTCGGTCTAGCCTGCGCTCTACGGGCGATGTCACTGTGCCCACGGAAACGGTTTCCACCCCCAGCAGCAGCACGCCCTCATCAACTACCCCCACAGCCACAACGCCCAGCACCAATATTCCCCTCACGGGTGTCCGGTTTGCCTGCCAGACCCTCAATGGCCAACAAACGGTTGTCTACATGCCGGAAAGTCAGCCTACGAAAATGTTTCCTTGGGCTGTTCCGAGCCAGATGGGGGGTGGCTGGAGCAGCGATCGCCGCTGTGCTGAGATTGCGCGACGCTTGGAGTCCTACCGCCCCGATGGCCTGACGGAAATGATGACGGCAGTGGAAAACGGCTATAACACCATCTGCGTCACCACTGAGAAAGTACCGGCCTGCCGAATTGTTCTGACGGTTCCCAATGGCCAGGATCCGATCGCGACCCGCGATCGCGTTTTCCAAAATCTGGCGATCGCAGATAGTGGTGAAATGACCCAAGGGGTGTTAACCTACGGATCCAAAAAGAATGGCGGCGATATCCTGAACCAACTGGGAGATCTATTGGGGATTCCCGGTGTGGGTAAAACTGCGGAGACTGCCACGGGCAACGCTACCCCAGCGTCCAAGAATGCTGGCATCAACCTGCGACCTTTCTTGGATAAAGCCGATGGCGGTACCGGAGCCAAGCTCAGCAATGGCGTCAATCTGCCGACCCCAGCGGCGAAACCCTCGACCTCTGCGCCGAAAAAACCCCGTTCTGGGCTCAAACTGAATCCTAGAATTTTCCGTTAA
- the crtR gene encoding beta-carotene hydroxylase, translating to MAAAKQPLAVPRELVGAPGPGQFNPNLFMFIAAVAIAAFSTWGHFELHWASWITFCLNFLALHLVGTVIHDACHGVAHRSKVVNAILGHGSAFLLWFSFPVFTRVHMQHHANVNDPDNDPDHIVSTMGPLWLINARFMYHEVYFFQRKLWKKFELYEWILARSSAVLLLWLAYHFGFIHYIFNFWFTPLALVGLELGLFFDYLPHRPFKERDRWLNARVYPGRILNYLIGGQNYHLVHHLWPAVPWYNYEKVYFAMKPLLDEKGCHQTLGIFTEDPLHFIYDVFIGIRRHRRPAEAAVVSPVEPLLDVMTDPVEPESAEPESLMASEPAQSL from the coding sequence ATGGCGGCGGCAAAGCAGCCCCTAGCAGTTCCCCGCGAGCTAGTTGGTGCTCCCGGGCCGGGACAGTTCAATCCCAACTTATTTATGTTCATCGCTGCGGTGGCGATCGCCGCATTTTCAACATGGGGACATTTTGAACTCCATTGGGCTAGCTGGATAACGTTTTGCCTCAACTTTTTAGCGTTGCATTTGGTGGGAACGGTTATCCATGATGCCTGCCATGGGGTTGCCCACCGGAGCAAGGTCGTTAATGCGATCCTAGGCCATGGCAGTGCGTTCCTATTGTGGTTTTCGTTTCCAGTGTTCACGCGGGTGCACATGCAGCACCATGCCAATGTGAATGACCCCGATAATGACCCCGATCATATCGTCTCCACCATGGGGCCTTTGTGGTTGATCAATGCCCGGTTCATGTACCACGAGGTTTACTTCTTTCAGCGGAAACTCTGGAAAAAGTTTGAGCTTTACGAGTGGATCCTGGCGCGATCGAGTGCGGTTCTCCTCCTTTGGCTGGCCTACCACTTTGGGTTTATCCACTACATTTTCAATTTCTGGTTTACCCCGTTGGCCTTGGTGGGTCTAGAACTCGGATTATTTTTTGATTATTTGCCCCACCGTCCCTTTAAGGAGCGCGATCGCTGGCTCAATGCTCGGGTCTACCCCGGTCGCATCCTGAATTACCTCATTGGTGGGCAAAACTACCATCTCGTCCACCACCTCTGGCCAGCAGTACCTTGGTACAACTACGAAAAGGTTTACTTTGCCATGAAGCCTTTGTTGGATGAAAAAGGCTGTCATCAAACCCTTGGCATCTTCACAGAGGATCCACTGCATTTCATCTATGATGTGTTCATTGGGATTCGTCGCCATCGTCGCCCTGCTGAGGCGGCTGTCGTGTCCCCCGTAGAACCACTGCTAGATGTGATGACTGATCCGGTTGAGCCCGAATCCGCTGAACCCGAATCCTTAATGGCATCAGAACCTGCTCAATCGCTCTAG
- a CDS encoding CoB--CoM heterodisulfide reductase iron-sulfur subunit B family protein, translating to MAVVTSNVATSNPPPLKYAYFPGCVAQGACRELYQSTALLTQALGIELLELKKASCCGSGTFKEDSQLLEDTVNARNIALAEELGLPLLTHCSTCQGVIGHVDDRLKQAQQSNPAYFEQVNGFLKKEGCSPYQGTSAVRHLLWVMVADYGVEAIKQRVKRQLSGLKCAAFYGCYLLRGQDNPYDDPVNPKSMETLFTAVGADPIYYSGRTQCCGWPISSYATEQSFQMAGGHLQAAIASGADCIVTPCPLCHMQLDSRQPEIEKVTGQSLKLPILHLPQLIALALGIAPQDLGLDRHVVSTQPVLDKLARLS from the coding sequence ATGGCTGTTGTTACTTCCAACGTGGCTACTTCAAATCCTCCCCCACTGAAATATGCCTATTTTCCCGGCTGTGTGGCCCAGGGAGCCTGTCGGGAACTCTACCAGTCCACAGCGCTATTGACCCAGGCATTGGGGATTGAGTTACTAGAGCTGAAAAAAGCTTCCTGTTGTGGCTCTGGCACCTTCAAAGAAGATTCCCAGTTGCTGGAGGATACCGTCAATGCGCGTAACATTGCCCTCGCGGAGGAATTAGGACTGCCTTTGCTGACCCATTGCAGTACCTGCCAGGGGGTGATTGGGCATGTGGATGATCGTCTCAAGCAAGCCCAGCAGTCAAACCCAGCTTATTTTGAGCAAGTCAATGGATTTCTCAAGAAAGAAGGGTGTTCTCCTTACCAAGGCACCAGCGCCGTCCGGCATTTACTCTGGGTCATGGTGGCGGACTATGGCGTTGAAGCTATCAAACAGCGAGTGAAACGCCAGCTGTCAGGGCTGAAATGTGCCGCGTTTTATGGCTGCTATCTTCTGCGGGGACAGGACAACCCCTACGATGATCCAGTCAATCCAAAATCCATGGAAACCCTGTTTACAGCAGTTGGTGCGGATCCAATTTACTACTCAGGTCGAACGCAATGCTGTGGTTGGCCCATTTCTAGCTACGCCACGGAACAATCATTTCAAATGGCAGGCGGGCACTTACAGGCCGCGATCGCGTCGGGTGCTGATTGCATTGTTACGCCCTGCCCACTCTGTCACATGCAGTTAGACTCCCGCCAACCAGAAATTGAAAAGGTCACGGGACAGTCACTCAAACTGCCGATTTTGCACCTTCCCCAGTTGATTGCCTTGGCCTTGGGGATTGCACCGCAGGATCTGGGCCTCGATCGGCATGTTGTCTCTACCCAACCAGTTTTGGATAAACTTGCGCGGCTTTCATAA
- the psaC gene encoding photosystem I iron-sulfur center protein PsaC — MSHTVKIYDTCIGCTQCVRACPTDVLEMVPWDGCRAGQIASSPRTEDCVGCKRCETACPTDFLSIRVYLGAETTRSMGLAY, encoded by the coding sequence ATGTCTCATACAGTCAAAATCTACGACACCTGCATCGGATGCACCCAGTGCGTTCGGGCATGCCCTACCGACGTTCTAGAGATGGTTCCCTGGGATGGTTGTCGGGCAGGCCAAATTGCCTCGTCTCCTCGGACGGAAGATTGTGTCGGCTGCAAACGTTGCGAAACGGCTTGCCCTACCGACTTCCTCAGCATTCGGGTTTACCTCGGTGCAGAGACGACCCGCAGCATGGGTCTAGCGTACTAA
- a CDS encoding WecB/TagA/CpsF family glycosyltransferase: MLNNSIETQNVIGLPVTALPFEAQINWIMKWGRAHLSKVVCVANVHMLTEASWDARLSSVLQTADLVTPDGMPLVWMLRLLTGRSQDRVAGLDIMLSVCQQAEREGLPVFFAGSDQLILAKMRRNLQRDFPNLIIAGMEPLPFGSIPLPPEQEAPVLKKIQESRAGIVFVSLGCPKQELWMAQHREDIQGVMVGIGGVFPVYAGLHKRAPRVIREIGLEWLYRLLQEPRRLWKRYYRTIPPFLWMAAKQLWQTARHPGHSVELVEGSAFVESKSTLEQLTSSHHK, translated from the coding sequence ATGCTAAATAATTCGATCGAAACTCAAAACGTAATTGGTTTACCTGTCACGGCCCTGCCGTTTGAAGCCCAAATTAATTGGATTATGAAATGGGGACGCGCCCATCTCAGCAAAGTAGTGTGTGTCGCAAATGTGCACATGCTGACCGAAGCTTCGTGGGATGCCCGACTGTCCTCAGTCTTGCAAACGGCTGATTTAGTCACCCCCGATGGCATGCCCTTGGTGTGGATGTTGCGCCTCCTGACGGGTCGGTCACAAGATCGCGTTGCAGGGTTAGATATCATGCTGTCCGTCTGTCAGCAGGCTGAACGGGAGGGGTTACCTGTTTTCTTTGCTGGCTCAGATCAGCTGATTTTGGCAAAGATGCGTCGCAACCTCCAACGGGACTTTCCCAATCTCATCATTGCCGGGATGGAACCCCTGCCCTTTGGTTCGATTCCGCTGCCCCCAGAACAAGAGGCACCTGTCCTGAAAAAGATTCAAGAGAGTCGCGCAGGGATTGTCTTTGTTTCTCTAGGCTGTCCTAAGCAGGAACTCTGGATGGCGCAGCATCGCGAGGACATTCAAGGCGTTATGGTCGGTATCGGCGGTGTATTTCCCGTCTATGCAGGCTTACACAAACGTGCACCTAGGGTCATTCGGGAAATTGGTCTAGAGTGGCTCTATCGGCTTTTGCAGGAACCTCGCCGTCTTTGGAAACGCTACTATCGTACAATTCCGCCATTTCTTTGGATGGCTGCGAAGCAACTTTGGCAGACGGCTCGTCATCCAGGCCATTCCGTCGAGCTGGTGGAAGGCTCGGCCTTTGTGGAATCTAAATCGACTTTGGAACAACTCACATCGAGTCATCATAAATAG
- a CDS encoding glycosyltransferase, producing MRILQLHNRYQIVGGEEGVVQSEQALLRQYGHSVELLEVSNDDLRNSWSKVLAAPQAIYSWTAKRLLCDRLAQFQPDIVHVHNFFPLLSPSIYDACHDRGIPVIQTLHNYRLICPKAMLFRENEICEACVGRSFAAPGVQYGCYRDSKAQTAIVAAMLSWHQWRNTWHDRVNGYIALTQFQRQKLIQGGLPGDRIHVKPNFVFVPPSLPVDRQSYALFVGRLSEEKGVALLLEAYQRYGLDLPLKIVGDGPLRDHLQSQIQQDRLDDRIQLLGRRDKDTVLKLMRQAQVLVFPSIWYEGFPLTISEAFACGLPVIVPSFGSMAEIVRDSETGLHFIPRDVESLAQKLQWANSHAKELQVLGTHAQQQYKALYTPEANYEQLMTIYRQAQR from the coding sequence ATGCGAATTCTACAGTTGCACAATCGCTACCAAATTGTTGGAGGAGAGGAAGGTGTTGTTCAATCAGAGCAGGCACTCTTGAGGCAATATGGTCACTCTGTTGAGCTTCTCGAAGTCAGTAACGATGATCTGCGCAATTCCTGGAGCAAAGTTCTGGCGGCTCCACAGGCAATTTATTCCTGGACTGCCAAACGTCTTCTCTGCGATCGATTGGCGCAATTTCAACCCGACATCGTCCATGTTCATAATTTTTTTCCGCTACTATCTCCTTCGATCTACGATGCTTGTCACGATCGCGGTATTCCTGTGATTCAAACTTTGCACAACTATCGGTTGATTTGTCCGAAGGCAATGCTGTTTCGTGAGAACGAAATCTGTGAAGCTTGTGTAGGTCGATCCTTTGCAGCGCCGGGAGTGCAGTACGGTTGCTACCGTGACTCCAAGGCTCAAACAGCGATCGTCGCAGCGATGCTGAGTTGGCATCAATGGCGCAACACTTGGCACGATCGGGTGAATGGTTACATTGCCCTCACCCAATTCCAACGGCAAAAACTGATACAAGGTGGCTTACCCGGTGATCGAATTCATGTCAAGCCGAATTTTGTATTTGTCCCACCCAGTTTACCCGTTGATCGGCAGTCCTATGCTCTATTTGTCGGTCGATTGTCAGAGGAAAAAGGGGTTGCGCTTCTGCTTGAAGCTTATCAACGATATGGTCTCGATCTCCCCTTAAAGATTGTGGGAGATGGCCCCCTGCGCGATCACCTGCAATCTCAAATCCAGCAAGACCGACTGGACGATCGTATTCAACTGCTGGGCCGCCGAGACAAAGATACGGTTCTTAAGCTGATGCGACAGGCTCAGGTATTAGTCTTTCCGTCGATTTGGTATGAAGGGTTTCCACTAACGATCTCCGAAGCCTTTGCCTGCGGTTTGCCAGTGATTGTTCCTAGCTTTGGCAGTATGGCTGAAATTGTTAGGGATAGTGAAACAGGACTTCACTTTATTCCCCGAGATGTGGAGAGTCTCGCCCAAAAATTACAGTGGGCTAACAGTCATGCTAAGGAATTACAGGTTCTCGGAACCCACGCTCAACAGCAATACAAAGCGCTCTATACGCCGGAAGCTAACTATGAACAGCTGATGACTATCTATCGACAAGCGCAACGCTAG